The Clostridium sporogenes genome contains a region encoding:
- the lysA gene encoding diaminopimelate decarboxylase — MKLFGSMNIKNNNLYIGEINTLGLAKEFGTPLYVMDETLIRDNCRRYVTSFNKGKNKVAYAGKAFLTKAMCNVIKEEGLYLDVVSGGEIFTAYKSEFPMGKVYFHGNNKTIEEIEMAINLGVGTFVADNFQELDIINNVCKNKNIKQRVILRIIPGIEAHTHEYIKTGQIDSKFGFTLIDNGAIKAVKKAYELENIQFVGFHCHIGSQIFETKPYEEEIEIMLKLIKTTNEELNIDIEELDLGGGFGIYYKDGDEPKEIEEFCKIILDKVKNYSKDIGVREPVLVIEPGRSIVGNSGVTLYSVGSIKEIPNVAKYIAVNGGMTDNIRPALYKSEYECVVCNKALDNLLEEVKIVGKCCESGDVLIDNVKLPIVETNDLFAILNTGAYGYSMASNYNKALLPSVVFVNNDKVKLVCKRQSYENLIQNEV, encoded by the coding sequence ATGAAACTTTTTGGAAGTATGAATATAAAGAACAATAATTTATATATAGGTGAAATAAACACTTTAGGATTGGCTAAAGAATTTGGAACACCTTTATATGTAATGGATGAAACTCTTATAAGAGATAATTGTAGAAGATATGTAACTTCCTTTAATAAAGGGAAAAATAAAGTAGCTTATGCGGGGAAAGCATTTCTTACTAAGGCTATGTGTAATGTAATAAAAGAAGAAGGGCTTTATTTAGATGTAGTATCAGGAGGAGAAATATTTACCGCTTATAAAAGTGAATTTCCTATGGGAAAGGTATATTTTCATGGAAACAATAAAACTATAGAAGAAATAGAGATGGCCATAAATTTAGGTGTTGGAACCTTTGTAGCAGATAATTTTCAGGAATTAGATATAATAAATAATGTGTGTAAAAATAAAAATATAAAGCAAAGAGTAATTTTAAGAATAATTCCAGGTATTGAGGCACATACCCATGAATATATTAAAACTGGACAAATAGATTCTAAATTTGGATTTACATTAATAGATAATGGTGCTATTAAAGCAGTAAAAAAAGCATATGAACTAGAAAATATACAATTTGTCGGGTTTCATTGTCATATAGGTTCTCAAATATTTGAAACAAAACCTTATGAAGAAGAAATAGAAATAATGCTTAAGTTAATAAAAACAACTAATGAAGAACTAAATATAGATATAGAGGAACTAGATTTAGGTGGGGGTTTTGGAATATATTATAAGGATGGAGATGAGCCCAAAGAAATAGAAGAGTTTTGTAAAATTATATTAGATAAAGTGAAAAATTATTCAAAAGATATAGGGGTTAGAGAACCTGTTTTAGTAATAGAGCCAGGTAGGTCTATAGTAGGTAATTCAGGAGTTACACTATATTCTGTAGGTTCCATTAAAGAAATTCCTAATGTAGCTAAGTATATAGCTGTAAATGGAGGAATGACGGATAATATAAGGCCTGCATTATATAAATCAGAATATGAATGTGTAGTATGTAACAAAGCCTTAGATAATTTATTAGAAGAAGTAAAAATAGTAGGGAAATGTTGTGAATCAGGAGATGTACTAATAGATAATGTAAAATTACCAATAGTAGAAACTAATGATCTGTTTGCAATATTAAATACAGGAGCTTATGGATATTCTATGGCAAGTAATTATAATAAAGCTTTATTACCATCTGTAGTCTTTGTTAATAATGATAAAGTAAAGTTAGTATGTAAAAGACAAAGCTATGAAAATTTAATACAAAATGAAGTGTAA
- a CDS encoding aspartate kinase encodes MATIVQKYGGTSVATVEKIKNVAKSIVKRKKEGNDIVVVVSAMGHTTDNLINLAKDISNIPDKRELDALISTGEMVSSSLLSMAIKELGEDAISYTAYQINISTNGQHGKSLINDIDEKKINKSLKEGKVVVVAGFQGINCEGNITTLGRGGSDTSAVAIAAKLNNAVCEIYTDVDGIYSVDPRVYNKAKKLDYIDYEEMLELSSLGAQVMHSRSIELAEKYNIPIYVGLSNSNIKGTVIRGMNNMNMEIKSVTGLATSDDDVAITMEDINENINIVADIFTKLAEKQINVDMISQTAPINSRISLSFTIPKEDLQDGMKIIKGYATKDKIKIDENLTKFSIVGMGMKNTSGVAAKMLKIFSDNNIKIKMITTSEIRITCAINVEDKINAINLVANEFNL; translated from the coding sequence ATGGCAACAATCGTTCAAAAATACGGAGGTACATCTGTAGCAACAGTAGAAAAGATAAAAAACGTAGCCAAATCAATTGTAAAAAGAAAAAAAGAAGGAAATGATATAGTAGTTGTTGTTTCTGCTATGGGGCACACTACAGATAATCTTATAAATTTAGCTAAAGATATAAGCAATATACCAGATAAAAGAGAATTAGATGCATTAATTTCTACAGGAGAAATGGTGTCATCATCACTTTTATCTATGGCAATTAAGGAACTAGGGGAAGATGCTATAAGTTATACTGCTTATCAAATCAATATAAGCACCAATGGACAACATGGAAAATCCTTAATAAATGATATAGATGAAAAAAAGATAAATAAAAGCTTAAAGGAAGGAAAGGTTGTTGTTGTCGCAGGATTTCAAGGAATAAATTGTGAGGGAAACATAACAACTTTAGGTAGAGGTGGGTCTGATACCTCAGCAGTAGCAATAGCAGCAAAGCTAAATAATGCCGTATGTGAAATATACACAGATGTGGATGGAATATATAGTGTAGATCCAAGAGTATATAATAAAGCTAAGAAATTAGATTATATAGATTATGAAGAAATGTTAGAATTGTCTAGCCTAGGTGCACAGGTTATGCATTCAAGATCTATAGAATTAGCTGAAAAATATAATATACCTATTTATGTAGGATTAAGTAATAGCAATATCAAGGGAACAGTTATTAGGGGGATGAATAATATGAATATGGAAATAAAATCAGTAACAGGATTAGCAACTAGTGATGATGATGTTGCAATAACAATGGAAGATATAAATGAGAACATAAACATAGTAGCGGATATATTTACGAAATTGGCAGAAAAGCAAATAAATGTAGATATGATAAGTCAAACAGCACCTATAAATAGTAGAATAAGTTTATCTTTTACTATACCAAAAGAAGATTTACAAGATGGAATGAAAATAATAAAGGGGTATGCAACAAAGGATAAAATAAAAATTGATGAAAACCTAACTAAATTTTCTATAGTAGGAATGGGAATGAAAAATACATCCGGTGTTGCGGCTAAAATGTTAAAAATTTTCAGTGATAATAATATAAAAATAAAAATGATAACAACCTCAGAAATAAGGATTACTTGTGCAATAAATGTAGAAGATAAAATAAATGCTATAAATTTAGTAGCAAATGAATTTAATCTATAA
- a CDS encoding M18 family aminopeptidase: MDKIKISNELIDFIYDSPSPYHVVHNLKNVLTKEGFTEIKESEAWKLKKGGKYFTTKNDSAIVAFFIGEDEIENSGFRIVASHTDSPTFKVKPAPEIFAEGNYIKLNTEVYGGPILNTWMDRPLSLAGRVVLKGENPLKPKMELINIKRPILIIPNLAIHMNRNINKGIELNKQKDMLPIISMVQDKLEKENYLVNIICRELDANIDEILDFELFLYEFEKGCLIGDKSEFISTGKLDDLSMVHASLKALLSSTNNKSTKIMVCFDNEEVGSVTKQGADSPFLSQTLERITLCLNKNREDHFRILSKSFMISCDSAHAIHPNVGEKSDPTNKVIMNNGPVIKISASQSYTSDAYSSSVYEEICHRAKVPVQKFVNRSDERGGSTIGPISGTHINIPSVDIGTALLAMHSIRELGGVEDQVYAIRSFLEFFNI; the protein is encoded by the coding sequence ATGGATAAAATAAAGATATCTAATGAACTAATAGATTTTATATATGATAGTCCATCGCCATATCATGTGGTACATAATTTAAAAAACGTATTAACAAAGGAAGGTTTTACAGAGATTAAAGAAAGTGAAGCTTGGAAATTGAAAAAAGGTGGTAAATATTTTACCACTAAAAATGATTCTGCAATAGTAGCATTTTTTATTGGAGAGGATGAAATAGAGAATTCAGGTTTTAGAATAGTGGCCTCTCATACAGATTCTCCAACTTTTAAAGTAAAGCCTGCTCCAGAAATTTTTGCCGAGGGTAATTATATTAAACTTAATACGGAAGTATATGGAGGTCCTATACTAAATACTTGGATGGATAGACCTTTATCCTTGGCAGGAAGAGTAGTTTTAAAAGGAGAAAATCCATTAAAACCTAAAATGGAACTTATAAATATAAAAAGACCTATACTTATAATTCCTAATTTAGCTATTCATATGAATAGAAATATAAATAAAGGTATAGAACTGAATAAACAGAAGGATATGTTGCCTATAATTTCAATGGTTCAGGATAAATTAGAAAAAGAAAATTACTTGGTTAATATAATATGCAGAGAATTAGATGCTAATATAGATGAGATATTAGATTTTGAATTATTTTTATATGAATTTGAGAAGGGATGTTTAATTGGAGATAAGAGTGAATTTATATCTACAGGTAAATTAGATGATTTATCCATGGTTCATGCTTCTCTTAAAGCCTTACTTTCTTCCACTAATAATAAATCCACAAAAATTATGGTATGTTTTGACAATGAAGAGGTAGGAAGTGTAACGAAACAAGGGGCGGATTCACCATTCTTATCTCAAACATTAGAAAGGATAACTTTATGTTTAAACAAAAATAGAGAAGATCACTTTAGAATTCTTTCAAAATCATTTATGATATCTTGTGATTCAGCCCATGCTATACATCCTAATGTAGGTGAAAAATCAGATCCTACTAATAAAGTAATTATGAATAATGGTCCGGTTATAAAAATTAGTGCTAGCCAAAGCTATACTTCAGATGCCTATTCTTCTTCTGTATATGAAGAAATATGTCATAGAGCCAAAGTACCAGTACAGAAATTTGTAAATAGATCTGATGAAAGAGGGGGATCTACTATAGGACCTATATCTGGAACTCATATAAATATACCATCAGTAGATATAGGAACAGCATTACTTGCTATGCATTCTATTAGAGAATTAGGAGGAGTAGAGGATCAAGTTTATGCTATAAGGTCTTTTCTAGAATTTTTTAATATTTAA
- a CDS encoding cation diffusion facilitator family transporter, with amino-acid sequence MLSKLLVIKFVKDYKNTNHKEVRDSYGYLASIVGILTNIFLFIIKISVGLISHSIAVTADAFNNLSDAASSIITFFGFKLASKPADKEHPFGHGRIEYISGLIVSFMVLLVGFQFIKSSFDRIKNPSIVKFQWIPFLLILFSIIIKLWLSRFNKYIGNTINSGALKASSLDALSDVITSSSVALSLLLAKWISFPIDGYFGILVSLFIIYSGISLIKETLDPLLGEAPDKELVSEIIERVMSYELIMGVHDLIVHNYGPGRCMASIHAEVPSNESIVKIHEVIDKAENEISKKLDLLLVIHMDPINVDNKEVTYTRKEVVKVLEEFSIIKSMHDFRMVGEDECKNLIFDIVIDHSFKLTSELENQLKKDIDNCIKKLHPKYNTIITIDRDFY; translated from the coding sequence ATGTTATCTAAACTTTTAGTGATTAAATTTGTAAAAGACTATAAAAATACTAATCATAAAGAAGTTAGAGATTCTTATGGATATTTAGCTAGTATAGTTGGTATTCTAACAAATATATTTTTATTTATAATTAAAATTTCTGTGGGATTAATTTCTCACAGTATTGCAGTTACAGCAGATGCTTTTAACAATTTATCTGATGCTGCATCATCTATAATAACATTCTTTGGCTTTAAATTAGCCTCTAAACCTGCAGACAAAGAACATCCCTTTGGCCATGGTAGGATTGAATACATATCTGGATTAATTGTATCTTTTATGGTACTTTTAGTTGGATTTCAATTTATAAAATCTTCTTTTGATAGAATAAAAAATCCTTCTATAGTAAAATTTCAATGGATACCATTTTTATTAATATTATTTTCCATCATTATAAAGCTATGGTTGAGCCGCTTTAATAAATATATAGGCAATACTATTAACTCTGGCGCACTTAAAGCCTCTTCTTTAGATGCATTAAGTGATGTTATAACATCTTCCTCTGTTGCATTATCTTTATTGTTAGCTAAGTGGATTTCCTTTCCTATAGATGGATACTTCGGAATATTGGTTTCTTTATTTATAATATATTCTGGTATTTCACTTATAAAAGAAACTTTAGATCCATTATTAGGTGAAGCTCCAGATAAAGAACTAGTATCTGAAATAATAGAAAGAGTTATGAGTTATGAGCTAATAATGGGGGTACATGATTTGATAGTACACAATTACGGTCCTGGGAGATGTATGGCATCTATCCATGCAGAAGTTCCTTCAAATGAATCTATTGTTAAAATTCATGAAGTTATAGATAAAGCTGAAAATGAAATATCGAAAAAATTAGATCTTCTTCTAGTTATTCATATGGATCCTATTAATGTAGACAATAAAGAAGTAACTTATACTCGTAAGGAGGTAGTTAAAGTTTTAGAAGAATTTTCTATAATAAAATCTATGCATGATTTTAGAATGGTTGGGGAAGATGAATGTAAAAATCTAATATTTGATATAGTAATAGACCATTCTTTTAAGCTTACTTCTGAATTGGAAAATCAGCTTAAAAAAGACATAGATAACTGTATAAAAAAGTTACATCCTAAATATAATACGATTATAACCATAGATAGAGATTTTTATTAA
- a CDS encoding PRK06851 family protein: MINPSKHFFAGGNTSEGFYSLFNNIIDINDANRIIYLKGGPGTGKSSLMKSIADFFIKNNYTVEFFHCSSDSNSLDSIKIKELKIAMVDGTAPHMLDPKVPGAIDKIINLGDLLDENKLKKHKNEIIKISNEISETFKRTYRYLNAAKTIHEDWSILNCRAKNYDNLYKLEKELKNNLFKENISNDSKGKKRHLFISAISPEGIVSHTDSVYIGIKNIYVLNGAPGTGKTEILNSIGNEAINRGFLVEYYHNPLIPNMIEHIVIPDLNSSIVTSNEINKQFLDGEQIYMDNLLDLSILNSNRTKINEDKELFYTLINKATDILHSEKSLHDDLEKYYVNNMDFSKIPQIRESIIEDFLSFKTN, from the coding sequence TTGATAAACCCATCAAAACACTTCTTTGCTGGTGGTAATACCTCTGAAGGTTTCTACTCTCTCTTTAATAATATAATAGATATTAATGATGCTAATAGAATTATATATTTAAAAGGTGGTCCTGGCACTGGGAAATCTTCTCTAATGAAAAGCATTGCTGATTTTTTTATAAAAAATAACTATACTGTAGAATTTTTTCACTGTTCTTCAGATAGTAATTCTTTAGATTCTATAAAAATAAAAGAATTAAAGATAGCTATGGTAGATGGAACAGCTCCCCATATGCTTGACCCTAAGGTGCCTGGGGCCATAGACAAAATAATAAATTTAGGTGATTTATTAGATGAAAATAAATTAAAGAAACATAAAAATGAAATAATAAAGATAAGCAATGAAATAAGCGAAACCTTCAAAAGAACCTATAGGTACTTAAATGCAGCTAAAACCATCCATGAAGACTGGAGTATTTTAAACTGTAGGGCTAAAAACTATGATAATCTATATAAATTAGAAAAAGAATTAAAAAATAACTTATTTAAAGAAAATATATCTAATGATTCTAAAGGAAAAAAAAGACATCTATTCATCAGCGCTATTAGTCCCGAAGGAATAGTAAGCCACACAGATAGTGTATATATTGGTATAAAAAATATATATGTTTTAAATGGAGCTCCTGGAACTGGCAAAACAGAAATATTAAATAGCATAGGCAATGAAGCTATAAATAGAGGTTTCCTTGTTGAATATTATCATAATCCCTTAATTCCAAATATGATAGAACATATTGTAATCCCAGATCTTAATTCTTCAATTGTAACCTCTAATGAAATTAACAAACAATTTTTAGATGGTGAACAAATATATATGGACAATTTATTAGACTTATCTATTTTAAATAGTAATAGAACAAAAATAAATGAAGATAAAGAATTATTTTATACACTTATAAATAAAGCTACAGATATACTTCATTCTGAAAAAAGCCTTCATGACGATCTAGAAAAATATTATGTGAATAATATGGATTTTTCTAAAATTCCACAAATTAGAGAATCCATAATTGAAGATTTTTTAAGTTTTAAAACAAATTAA
- a CDS encoding HelD family protein, with translation MDNNQINNSMDKYIELSMEREYLDFIIDKVRKETGIYLDKRKDIVKDIVEYRKEFLEEDKNDEDKVAEYFDHERYLKEKLYGFIDKKLKELTVLEQNPYFGKVNFIDEGDEDSIYIGRYGFLETGNYKPFIVDWRAPICQIFYQGKLGNIAYESPEGKIEVDVKSKRQYVIRKGILKGMFDSALDVKDEVLQMILSENTKEKLKDIVMTIQEEQDSLIRQPKNKAMIVNGAAGSGKTTIALHRVAYLLYNYRNQIQDKVLILGPNNIFVDYISEVLPSLGENGVKQTTFKDFIEDLLPVNNFLEYDNYIKRFMQKDNKFIEDITYKQSKAYMEDLDSFMEELEQNIFITEDVVLMDEVAIDKKEIDEMLYSYYKYMPLFKRSKKVKRIVFSKIRDVRNKKVYEIQRQYEEEIKKLSEEELQLNKNNLEFERKNNIRNIVKKSMEVKKSLVWLDNPQVLDIYNEFNNNKKLTVDDIIAILYLKIKLEGLRYKSEIKHIVIDEAQDYSFLQFVVLKELTDCQSITIVGDVNQRTLPCKDEVPMLCLDSVFDRVDVEYFNLDKSYRSTKEIMEYANKYLKTNKIIPLVREGEPVKEVIVKNTEEVIDKVNYYLSYLENKGYESIAIITTTLEQGKVIGTELKKQMYINLIEREDIIYSGGKIIIPSYLSKGLEFDATILILDDNNVGENLKYIMATRALHEMIVVHKKDEKL, from the coding sequence ATGGATAATAATCAGATAAATAATTCCATGGATAAATATATAGAGCTAAGCATGGAAAGAGAATATTTAGATTTTATAATAGATAAGGTAAGAAAAGAAACAGGAATATATTTAGATAAAAGAAAAGATATAGTAAAGGATATAGTAGAATATAGAAAAGAATTTTTAGAAGAAGATAAAAATGATGAAGATAAAGTAGCAGAATACTTTGATCATGAAAGATACTTAAAAGAAAAGCTTTATGGTTTTATAGATAAAAAACTAAAAGAGCTCACTGTTCTAGAACAGAATCCTTACTTTGGAAAAGTTAATTTTATAGATGAAGGGGATGAAGATTCTATCTATATAGGTAGATACGGATTTTTAGAAACAGGTAATTATAAACCTTTTATTGTGGACTGGAGAGCTCCTATATGCCAAATATTTTATCAAGGTAAATTAGGAAATATAGCCTATGAATCACCAGAAGGTAAAATAGAGGTAGATGTAAAATCTAAAAGACAATATGTTATCCGTAAGGGTATATTAAAGGGGATGTTTGATTCTGCTTTAGATGTAAAAGATGAAGTTCTTCAAATGATTTTAAGTGAAAATACCAAGGAAAAATTAAAGGATATAGTTATGACTATACAAGAAGAGCAAGATAGCTTAATTAGACAACCTAAAAACAAAGCTATGATTGTTAATGGAGCTGCAGGTAGTGGTAAGACTACCATTGCTCTTCATAGAGTAGCATACTTATTATATAATTATAGGAATCAAATACAAGATAAAGTATTAATACTAGGACCTAATAATATTTTTGTGGATTATATATCAGAAGTATTACCAAGTTTAGGTGAAAATGGAGTTAAGCAAACTACCTTTAAGGATTTTATAGAAGACTTGCTACCTGTAAATAATTTTCTAGAATATGATAATTATATAAAAAGATTTATGCAAAAAGATAATAAATTTATAGAAGATATAACATATAAACAATCTAAAGCATATATGGAAGATTTAGATAGTTTTATGGAAGAGTTAGAACAAAACATATTTATTACAGAAGACGTAGTATTAATGGACGAAGTTGCTATAGATAAAAAAGAAATAGATGAAATGCTTTATTCTTATTATAAATATATGCCTTTGTTTAAAAGAAGTAAAAAGGTAAAAAGAATAGTATTTTCTAAAATAAGAGATGTGAGAAACAAAAAAGTCTATGAAATCCAAAGACAATATGAAGAAGAGATAAAAAAGCTATCAGAAGAAGAACTACAACTCAATAAAAATAATTTAGAGTTTGAAAGAAAGAATAATATAAGAAACATAGTGAAAAAATCTATGGAGGTAAAAAAATCATTAGTATGGCTAGATAATCCACAGGTTTTGGATATATATAATGAGTTTAATAATAACAAAAAACTTACTGTAGATGATATTATAGCTATATTATATTTAAAAATAAAATTAGAGGGTTTAAGATATAAAAGTGAAATAAAACATATAGTAATAGACGAAGCACAAGATTATTCATTTTTACAGTTTGTAGTATTAAAAGAACTTACAGATTGTCAATCTATAACTATAGTAGGAGATGTTAATCAAAGAACATTACCTTGCAAGGATGAAGTTCCCATGTTATGCTTAGATTCTGTCTTTGATAGAGTTGATGTAGAGTATTTTAATTTAGACAAAAGTTATAGATCAACAAAAGAGATTATGGAGTATGCTAATAAATACTTAAAAACAAATAAAATTATTCCTTTAGTAAGAGAAGGAGAACCTGTAAAAGAAGTAATAGTAAAGAATACAGAGGAAGTAATAGATAAAGTTAATTATTATTTGAGCTACTTAGAGAATAAAGGTTATGAAAGTATTGCAATCATAACAACTACACTAGAACAGGGGAAAGTTATAGGAACAGAATTAAAAAAGCAAATGTATATTAATTTAATAGAAAGAGAAGATATAATTTATTCTGGAGGTAAGATAATAATTCCTTCTTATTTATCAAAAGGTTTAGAATTTGATGCTACTATTTTAATATTAGATGATAATAATGTAGGAGAAAACTTAAAATATATAATGGCTACAAGAGCTTTACATGAAATGATAGTTGTACACAAAAAAGATGAAAAGTTATAA
- the ftsH gene encoding ATP-dependent zinc metalloprotease FtsH produces MSKNNKFDKNKIKYFAYYAIAVALIVYMLNDYVTNIKSDHIKYSEFVKYLNENRIEEVQLTRDKIIIHPKINKGEKKKVMYTESIYDPNLVKKLDASKVKYGGVPQENSAIKSFIVNWVIPIIIFMFLGRMLFGKLDKKMGSGVMSFGKNTAKIYAENETGITFEDVAGQDEAKESLVEIVDFLHKPERYTEIGAKLPKGALLVGPPGTGKTLLAKAVAGEAKVPFFSLSGSSFVEMFVGMGAARVRDLFEQAQEKAPCIIFIDEIDAIGKSRDNAMSSNDEREQTLNQLLAEMDGFDSSKGVVILAATNRPEILDKALLRPGRFDRRVIVDRPDLKGREDILKVHSKGVKISEEVDMSSIAKSTPGAVGSDLANIINEAALRAVKNGRQEVIQEDLEEAVEVIIAGKEKKDRILSPQEKRQVAFHEVGHALVAALLPNTDPVHKITIVPRTMGALGYTMQLPTEDKYLINKEEMLDKITVMLGGRSAEEVKFNSISTGAANDIERATQTARSMVTVYGMTDRFDMMALESVQNRYLDGRPVQNCSAETAAIIDDEALNIIKECHEKAKKMLKENEELLNKITEKLLEKETLMGDEFMAMVKGEDESTSKGTEVEEREKEVDENEIEDRILDESVMETKGVSDKSPI; encoded by the coding sequence ATGTCTAAAAATAATAAATTTGACAAGAACAAAATAAAGTATTTTGCTTATTATGCTATAGCAGTAGCACTAATAGTATATATGCTTAATGATTATGTTACAAACATAAAGTCAGATCATATAAAATACAGTGAATTTGTAAAATATTTAAATGAAAATAGAATAGAAGAAGTTCAATTAACAAGGGATAAAATAATAATTCATCCTAAGATTAATAAAGGCGAAAAAAAGAAAGTAATGTACACAGAGTCAATATATGATCCTAATTTAGTAAAAAAATTAGATGCTTCTAAGGTGAAATATGGTGGTGTTCCTCAGGAAAATTCAGCCATAAAAAGTTTTATTGTAAACTGGGTTATACCTATAATAATATTTATGTTTTTAGGAAGAATGTTGTTTGGTAAATTAGATAAAAAAATGGGTAGCGGTGTTATGTCCTTTGGGAAAAATACAGCTAAAATATATGCGGAAAATGAAACAGGAATTACTTTTGAAGATGTAGCAGGTCAGGATGAGGCTAAAGAATCTTTAGTAGAGATTGTAGATTTCTTGCATAAGCCAGAAAGATATACAGAAATAGGAGCTAAGCTGCCTAAGGGAGCATTACTTGTAGGACCTCCAGGAACAGGTAAAACTTTATTAGCTAAGGCAGTTGCTGGGGAAGCTAAAGTTCCTTTCTTTTCATTATCTGGTTCAAGTTTTGTGGAAATGTTTGTAGGTATGGGAGCTGCTAGGGTAAGAGACTTATTTGAACAAGCACAAGAAAAGGCTCCTTGTATAATATTTATAGATGAGATAGATGCTATAGGTAAGAGCAGAGATAATGCTATGAGTAGCAATGATGAAAGAGAACAAACTTTAAATCAATTATTAGCAGAGATGGATGGATTTGATTCATCTAAAGGTGTTGTTATATTAGCGGCTACTAATAGACCAGAAATATTAGATAAAGCCCTTTTAAGACCAGGTAGATTTGATAGAAGAGTAATAGTAGACAGACCAGATTTAAAGGGAAGAGAAGATATATTAAAAGTTCATTCAAAGGGAGTAAAAATATCGGAAGAAGTAGATATGTCGTCTATTGCCAAAAGTACTCCAGGGGCAGTAGGGTCTGATTTAGCTAATATAATAAATGAGGCAGCTTTAAGAGCGGTTAAAAATGGTAGACAGGAAGTAATACAAGAGGATTTAGAAGAAGCAGTGGAAGTTATTATTGCAGGTAAGGAGAAAAAGGACAGAATATTATCTCCTCAAGAAAAAAGGCAAGTTGCTTTCCATGAAGTTGGGCATGCTCTTGTAGCAGCATTGCTTCCTAATACAGATCCAGTACACAAAATAACCATTGTTCCAAGAACTATGGGGGCATTAGGTTATACTATGCAACTTCCAACAGAAGATAAATATTTAATAAATAAAGAGGAAATGTTAGATAAAATAACAGTTATGTTAGGAGGTCGTTCTGCAGAGGAAGTTAAATTTAATTCTATATCTACAGGAGCTGCTAACGATATAGAAAGAGCTACTCAAACTGCTAGAAGTATGGTTACTGTATATGGTATGACTGATAGATTTGATATGATGGCTTTAGAATCTGTCCAAAATAGATATTTAGATGGAAGACCAGTTCAAAATTGTAGTGCAGAAACAGCAGCTATAATAGATGATGAAGCTTTAAATATAATAAAAGAATGTCATGAAAAAGCCAAAAAAATGCTAAAAGAAAATGAAGAGTTATTAAATAAGATAACAGAAAAATTATTGGAAAAAGAAACCCTTATGGGAGATGAATTTATGGCAATGGTTAAAGGAGAAGATGAGTCTACATCAAAAGGAACAGAGGTAGAGGAAAGGGAAAAAGAAGTAGACGAAAATGAAATAGAGGATAGAATATTAGATGAATCTGTAATGGAGACAAAAGGAGTAAGTGATAAATCACCTATATAG